CGCCGCGCCTGGCGATGAAGAGCTGGACCGTGGCATGGCCGAAGAACGGATTGCGGTCCGGATCGATCAGTTCCATCTGTTCGGAGCGCAGCTGCGGCACGGCGAAGGGCTCGCGCTCGGCAAAATGGCGGCCCAGATCGACGAAGGTGCGGCGCCCTTTCTTGTCCGAAACCGGTTCGATCACTATCTCTGCTTCGCTCACGCCGGGCGCGCTCCTGTTCAGGCTGGGTCATTCCTTTGCGCGCTAGCCCGGCAACGGCGCAAGGGTTCGATCACTCTTTCCGACAGGCTGCGTTTGTCAGCCGCGCCCCCGGTGCTGTAAGGCACGCAACCGATCCGATTGATATGACGACGATGCAGCAACCTCTCTCTCCTTCCGGGCCGACCGGGGCCTCGGGTGCGTCCACGCGCCCGAAGGCGACGCGGGCGCAGTTCCTCGCCTGCGACGATCGCGACATGCTGCGCGCGGCCCGCGACCTGACCAGAGATCTCGCGACGGCGCGTGGCGAGATCTACTGGCTCGACCTGATCGCCTCGGCAGGGATCGGTTACGGGGCGATGGCGGGCGCGATACTGGTGTCCAGCGTGCCGCTCGCGGTGCTGCTGGGGCTGGTCTCCGCGCTGGCGCTTTATCGCGCACTGATGTTCATTCACGAACTGACCCACGTCCATCGCGACGCGCTGCCCGGCTTTCGCCTTGGCTGGAACGCGCTGGTCGGCGTGCCGCTGCTGACCCCGTCCTTCATGTACGAAGGCGTGCACACTCTGCATCACAAACGGACGCAGTATGGCACTGTCGAGGATCCCGAATACCTGCCGCTTGCGCTGATGAAGCCGTGGAGCCTGCCGCTCTTCGTGCTGATTGCCCTGTTGGCGCCGGTTGCGCTGCTGTTCCGCTTTGCGGTGCTGGTACCACTGGGGGCGATCCTGCCGCCGGTGCGGCGCATGGTGTGGCAGCGTTTCTCGGCCCTCTCCATCAACCCGCAATTTCGGCGCCGCCCTCCCGAGGGCGAAATGCGGAGCCGCGTGTTCTGGCAGGAAACCTGCGGCGCGGTGTGGGCGTGGGTGCTGATCGGCAGCATGTTCGCGCTCGGCTGGCGGCCGATCCTGATCGCGCTGGCGGTCGTCTCCTTCACCGCCACGCTGAACCAGCTGCGCACGCTCGTGGCGCATCTGTGGGAGAACGAGGGCGAGCCGATGACGGTGACGGCGCAGTTCCTCGACAGCGTCAATGTGCCGCCGCCCGGCCCGATTGCCGAGATCTGGGCACCGGTGGGTCTGCGTTATCACGCGCTGCATCACCTGATGCCCTCCATGCCCTATCATTCGTTGCCCGAGGCGCATCGCCGGCTGTCCGACCATCTCGGCCTCGAATCGACCTATCAAGGCGCGAACCATCCGGGGCTGGTGGTGCTGGTCGGCCGGATCGCGCGCAGTACGATGGGCCGCGGGCGGGGCTGACGGGCCGAAGTCTCAGCCGAGAAAGCGGATCATGGGAAGCAGGGGCGGGCCTTCGGTTTCCTCTGCGCCTTTCGCCAGACCCGCACGTTGCTCCGCATCCCGGATTTCGACGAAACCGCGCGCGGCGTAGAACGCGGCGAGCCATTCCGGTTCGGGTGCAACTTCGACCACGATCGCGTCCATTCCGCAATTGCGCGCGTCGATCGTCAGCGCCGAAAGCAGGCGCGAGCCAATACCGCGCCGCTGGTTGGGAGGGTCGACACACAATGCTCGCAGATGCAGTTCCCTGCGATGGGGTGAAGCAACCGCCAGGCCGACCACTTTCTCGCCGATGATCGCGGTAAGAGATTGCCGGCGGGCGATCAGTCGCCGGAAATATTCGCTGTCTTGTGCCGAGGTCGATATCGCGCCGGGCGTGTAAGATTGGCCAAACTCCCGAGCGATCGCGGCGAACCCTTCGGCATCGCCCGGTCGAGCGAGCCGGAGCGACCAGTCTCCGCTCATTCCTCCGTCCGGATCAGGACGGTTTCGCCGATCAGCACGAACAGGAGGAACGGCGCCCATGCGGCGAGAAAAGGCGGGTATCCGCCGAAATTGCCCATGGCCAGCGCGGCATTGTCGATCACGAAATAGGCAAAGCCGAGCGCCATGCCGATCAGCGCGCGAACGAAGAGCTGGCCCGACCGAGCGAGCCCGAACGCCGCCACCGATCCCAGCAGCGGCATGAGAAGCGCGGCAAGCGGGCCCGACATTTTATGCCACCACCGCGCCCGCAATTCCGAGGTCCGACGACCGGCTTCCTCGTAGCGATCGATCGACTGCGACAATTGCCAGAAGCTCTGAGCTTCGGGATCGACCCGTGCAAGCTCGACCTGCTGCGGCGTAAGGTCCTGACCGACCACGATCGCGGGGACTTCCGTAGTGCCGGCGTTCTGGACGGTGAAGCGCTGCGCATCCTCCAGTCGCCAGCCGGGATTGGCGTAAGTGGCCTGCGGCGCCCTGATCTGCTCGACGATCATCCCGTCATCGGTGCGGCGATACCAGGTGACCTGGCGCATCGCGGTGGTCGGGCCGGTTCCGGCCACCGCACCGGCGGTCAGCACATTATTGCCATCGGCGAGATAGACATTCGCACGCACGCCTGAATCCGCAGGGATCGGCCCGTAATCGACCGCTTCCCAGGCGCTTAGCGTGGCGTTCGCCCGTGTCACCACGCGCTCGTTGAAGGCAAAGCTGAGCACTGCGATCACGCCCGCGGTGAGGAACAGCGGCGCCAGTACCTGATGCGCGGAGAGGCCGGCTGCCTTCATCGCGATCACCTCGCTGTTCTGGTTGAGCCCGACCAGCATGATCAGCGTCGCCAGCAGCACCGAATAGGGCAGGAACCGCGCCACGAGCTGCGGCAATCGCAGCGAGACATAGGTGAAGAGCTCGCCCTGGCCATTGCCGGGCACCACGAGAATATCGCCGCTCTTGGAAAGCAGGTCGAGCATCATCAGCACGAGCACCAGCATCACCAGCACCGCGAGGATGCGGGTGACGAACATCTTCGCGAGATAGACGGTCAGCGTGCGCGAGGGGAAGAAATGGAGTTGCATGTCCGGTCGGGCGTCTATTCGGCGAGGGCGGGCTGGACGTCATGGTCCGGCCGGGCGTGGGGAGGCTTGCGACCGCGACCGAACAACCGGCCGATCTTCTTGCTGATCTTGGCGAACCCGCTTTCGAGCGCGCCGATCGCCTGACCTCCAGGCACGAAGGCGACCCGGTAGTACATCCACAGGATCAGCGCCGCGAAGATCGCGAACGGCCCCCACAGCGCCAGGAACGGGTCGAACCGGCCGAGCGCGGCGAGATCCTCGCCGTACTGGTTGACCTTGTGATAGGAGACCACGAGCACGATCGAGAGAAACACGCCCAGCGCGCTGGTGGATCGCTTGGGCGGAATGCCGAGCGCGACAGCGAGCAAAGGCAGCAGCGCCATCATCACCACTTCGACGAGACGATAATTGAAGCTCGCCTGGCTAGCATCGCGCAGGGAAGTGCTCGCATTCTCGCTCCAGCCGATCCGCAGAAGTTCCGGCAGGATAAATTCGCGCTGGTCCTCGCCGCGTTGCCGGAACGCTTCCATCGCGGGCAGGTCGATCGGGAGATCGTGCCGGGTGAAGGTCAGCACGCGCGGACCGGTACCGCCCGTATCCTGAACGATGGTGCCGTCCGAGAGGCGCAGGATGATCGTGTCGGGGCTGTCGGTGGTGGCCAGAAAGGCGCCCTCGCGCGCCGAGATCGACAGCACCTGACCGCGTTCGTTGGCGACGCGGGCGAAGATCCCTTTCAATTCGCGCCCGTCATTCTCGCTTTCCTCGATCCGCAAGGCCATCCGGTCGGCCAGCGTGGTGAACTCGCCCACCCTGATCGAGGCGCCCAGCGCCCCCGACCTCAGCTCGAACTCCAAGCGCTCGTAGACGAAGCGGCTGATCGGCTGGACATAGAACACCAGTGCGAGGTTCACCGCCATCAGCACGGCGGTGATGATGTAGGGGACGCGCAGCAGACGGCCGTAGGACATGCCGACAGCGCGCAGGATGTCGAGTTCGCTGGTGGTGGCGAGCTTGCGGAAGGCAAGCAGGATGCCGAGCATCAGGCCGAGCGGGATCGCCAGCGCGGCGTATTCCGGAATGGTCGCGGCCAGCATCTTGAA
The genomic region above belongs to Qipengyuania spongiae and contains:
- a CDS encoding fatty acid desaturase family protein, which gives rise to MQQPLSPSGPTGASGASTRPKATRAQFLACDDRDMLRAARDLTRDLATARGEIYWLDLIASAGIGYGAMAGAILVSSVPLAVLLGLVSALALYRALMFIHELTHVHRDALPGFRLGWNALVGVPLLTPSFMYEGVHTLHHKRTQYGTVEDPEYLPLALMKPWSLPLFVLIALLAPVALLFRFAVLVPLGAILPPVRRMVWQRFSALSINPQFRRRPPEGEMRSRVFWQETCGAVWAWVLIGSMFALGWRPILIALAVVSFTATLNQLRTLVAHLWENEGEPMTVTAQFLDSVNVPPPGPIAEIWAPVGLRYHALHHLMPSMPYHSLPEAHRRLSDHLGLESTYQGANHPGLVVLVGRIARSTMGRGRG
- a CDS encoding GNAT family N-acetyltransferase, producing MSGDWSLRLARPGDAEGFAAIAREFGQSYTPGAISTSAQDSEYFRRLIARRQSLTAIIGEKVVGLAVASPHRRELHLRALCVDPPNQRRGIGSRLLSALTIDARNCGMDAIVVEVAPEPEWLAAFYAARGFVEIRDAEQRAGLAKGAEETEGPPLLPMIRFLG
- the lptG gene encoding LPS export ABC transporter permease LptG — protein: MQLHFFPSRTLTVYLAKMFVTRILAVLVMLVLVLMMLDLLSKSGDILVVPGNGQGELFTYVSLRLPQLVARFLPYSVLLATLIMLVGLNQNSEVIAMKAAGLSAHQVLAPLFLTAGVIAVLSFAFNERVVTRANATLSAWEAVDYGPIPADSGVRANVYLADGNNVLTAGAVAGTGPTTAMRQVTWYRRTDDGMIVEQIRAPQATYANPGWRLEDAQRFTVQNAGTTEVPAIVVGQDLTPQQVELARVDPEAQSFWQLSQSIDRYEEAGRRTSELRARWWHKMSGPLAALLMPLLGSVAAFGLARSGQLFVRALIGMALGFAYFVIDNAALAMGNFGGYPPFLAAWAPFLLFVLIGETVLIRTEE
- a CDS encoding LptF/LptG family permease gives rise to the protein MFNFIPAIDRYIFRLVIVPMMGVFALAASLLLLEKMLRLFDFVAVEGGPIGVVFKMLAATIPEYAALAIPLGLMLGILLAFRKLATTSELDILRAVGMSYGRLLRVPYIITAVLMAVNLALVFYVQPISRFVYERLEFELRSGALGASIRVGEFTTLADRMALRIEESENDGRELKGIFARVANERGQVLSISAREGAFLATTDSPDTIILRLSDGTIVQDTGGTGPRVLTFTRHDLPIDLPAMEAFRQRGEDQREFILPELLRIGWSENASTSLRDASQASFNYRLVEVVMMALLPLLAVALGIPPKRSTSALGVFLSIVLVVSYHKVNQYGEDLAALGRFDPFLALWGPFAIFAALILWMYYRVAFVPGGQAIGALESGFAKISKKIGRLFGRGRKPPHARPDHDVQPALAE